The Rubidibacter lacunae KORDI 51-2 genome segment GGGCTCGCGCCTCCAAAGTTTGCAAGCGACTGGCTTCTGGGCGATCGCGTCCTATAAGCGCGTAGAGCTCGATGATACCGAGCGTTCTTATCCCGGCCGGTATAAGCTCTCGCCCTCACCCGGCAATAGCCGCAGGGACTCTAGCGATAGGGACTCGCCATAGGTGACTTCCCACGTACTGCCCCAGCGTTCGATCGCCAAAACCTTATCCTCCGGACCTTCGTAGTCGTAATAGTGGCAGCGCTCGGCATCGCGATCGCGCGTGTTTCCCGTGCGCGTCATCGTTGCCGTTCCCGATTCCACCAGTCGGTAGCGATCGCCTTGAAAGTCGAGTTGGGGCGGGGGCGGGTTACTGACGTCGAGTTCTTTGGTCGGATAAGAAAGGCTTATTTCAAGGACGTCATCTTCTTCGACGGCCAGCCACGCGATGCGATCGGCATCCAGGAGCATATATTCGAGCCACGTGTACCCGCCGTCCTCGTAAGTCAAAATCCCCTCAACTGCCCAGAAGGTCCCCATGTGGTCGACGATGTCGCCGATCTGCAAATTGAACGGGTTGCGTTCGGACCGATTGGGGCGGCGGCGGCCGCGCCGCTTGGAGGCGAACCATACAATTGCCAAAACAAATCCGGTGACGAGCAAGATCGCAACAAAAATGGGGAGCGGCACGGTAACCTCCTAGTCGGTTTCTAAGGTTTAACGGTACGCAGACCAGCGGGGATCGACTTGATAGCGCACGATCGTCGGACGCGAGAGTCGGTTGATCTCCACCGCACCCGGCGCGAAATCTCCCGGTAGCGCGAATAGGCTCGGCAGTAGCTCCGGCGTCAGAAAGCGGGTTGCCACCGGCAGCGTCCAGCGAGCGGGATCGACCGTTTGCCGTCCGGCGAGGACGAATCCCCAGGGACCGAAGCTCGGTACCGTTGTTTGATAGGGGTGCACTGGCAACCCCGCCGACTCCAACGTCGCTGCAATACAGGCAATCACCCGCGGGACGAAAAACGGACTCGATGCTTGCGTCACGAGCACGCCATCCGGTGCCAGCAACCCGCGCAGTCGCAAATAGAACCCCCGCGTGTAGAGCTTTGCTAGCACGTCGCGGTCGGGATCGGGAAAATCGGCAACGATCGCGTCAAATTGTTCCGAGAGGTCGCCAGTAACCTCGAAGGCGTCACCATAGTGAATCTCCACCCGGCGATCGCGCAAGCTATCTGCGTTCAGTCGCCGCAACACCGGATAGGTCCGCGCCAGCTCCACCACCGCCGGATCTAGCTCCACGAGTACCACGCGTTCGACCGGCCATTTCAGCACCTCTCGTAATGCCAGCCCGTCCCCCGCACCCAGTACCAAAACTCGTCGCGGTGTCTCGACCGCGCTCAATGCTGGATGCACGAGCGCTTCGTGGTAGCGATACTCGTCGAGGGTGGAAAATTGCAAATCCCCGTCTAGGAAGAGCCGCACGTCGCGACCCCGACGGGTCAGCACGATGCGCTGATATGCCGACTGCTCGCGATAAATCACTGGGGCGTCGTAAAGATTGTCTTCGAGGCGATCGCCGATCGGTCCTGCCGCGGCTGCAACTGCCCACAGCAGCACCGTTACCAGTAAGCCCCAGCGCCGCCAATATTTGAGCGGCGGAAACTGCTGAGCGATCGCCACCACCATCAAAGCGGGCAGCGAGCCAATGAATGCGGCTGCCGAGAATAACCCAAACACGGGTAATAATACGAGGGGAAATGCCAGCGACCCGAACAGCGCCCCCACATAATCGAGTGCTAGTACGCTGGCCAGTGCTTCGCGCGAGCTGGCATCATGCTCCATTGCCCGCGTCAGCAACGGCACCTCCATTCCAGCCAGGGTTCCCAGCAAAGCCGCGGACAATCCCAGTCCCAGCCAGAGAGAACTCCCCGCTACGAATAACGCGAACAAGCCGAGCGGCAGCAGTGCTGCCAAGGGAGCCGTCAGTAACTCGATTTGTACGAAGCGCACCAGCAACCGGTCTTCGCGCAATGCCACGAACTGACTGAGGTACGAACCGAGCCCCATGGCGGCAAGAAAGCCGCCAACTGCGATGCCATAGGCTAGTGCTTGATTGCCGACCAGGTAACTCGCCAGCGTTCCCAACAACAACTCTGCGGCCAGTCCGACTGCCGATGAGACTGCTGCTGCCAATAGCAAAAGCCTTTGCTGGCGTGCTGCAAACCTCACTTGCCCGAGCCGGGACCGCCGCCCGTAAAGTTACCCGTGCTTCGCCGCACCGGAATCGGATCCCAGCGCTGCCGAGTCCCATAGCGTCCGTAGTAGTAGCCCGACGGACGCGTGTCGTGGCGAGGCCAGTAAACGCGCTGGCGCTGCTGTCCTAGATGAAATGCAGCGGGTTGAGTGTAGGCGTTAGCGACCGCGAAGATTGCGGCACTCAAACCAAGCACGGCTAACACTTTCGGAATCACAGCTGCTCTCCTGCGGACATTTTTCCATCTCAGTTTTCAACAAATGCCACGCGGGCTTTGCCGCGGGTACGCACGCCTTCGGTCACAACAAGGTGTGTGCGATCGATGGGTCCATCCGGCTCGACCTCCACGGAGACACCATAGCTGTTACGTTCCGCGATCGTCAGGAAAAACAACGCCGCCCCCATGGCGCCATCGATCTCGCCGTCGTTGTGGCGAAACTTCAGCCGTATTTCTTGCGAATCGCGATACAGCGTCTGGCCTTGGCTGTTACTAACGCGC includes the following:
- a CDS encoding DUF4178 domain-containing protein, with product MPLPIFVAILLVTGFVLAIVWFASKRRGRRRPNRSERNPFNLQIGDIVDHMGTFWAVEGILTYEDGGYTWLEYMLLDADRIAWLAVEEDDVLEISLSYPTKELDVSNPPPPQLDFQGDRYRLVESGTATMTRTGNTRDRDAERCHYYDYEGPEDKVLAIERWGSTWEVTYGESLSLESLRLLPGEGESLYRPG
- a CDS encoding polyamine aminopropyltransferase, with amino-acid sequence MRFAARQQRLLLLAAAVSSAVGLAAELLLGTLASYLVGNQALAYGIAVGGFLAAMGLGSYLSQFVALREDRLLVRFVQIELLTAPLAALLPLGLFALFVAGSSLWLGLGLSAALLGTLAGMEVPLLTRAMEHDASSREALASVLALDYVGALFGSLAFPLVLLPVFGLFSAAAFIGSLPALMVVAIAQQFPPLKYWRRWGLLVTVLLWAVAAAAGPIGDRLEDNLYDAPVIYREQSAYQRIVLTRRGRDVRLFLDGDLQFSTLDEYRYHEALVHPALSAVETPRRVLVLGAGDGLALREVLKWPVERVVLVELDPAVVELARTYPVLRRLNADSLRDRRVEIHYGDAFEVTGDLSEQFDAIVADFPDPDRDVLAKLYTRGFYLRLRGLLAPDGVLVTQASSPFFVPRVIACIAATLESAGLPVHPYQTTVPSFGPWGFVLAGRQTVDPARWTLPVATRFLTPELLPSLFALPGDFAPGAVEINRLSRPTIVRYQVDPRWSAYR